Proteins from a single region of Candidatus Rubrimentiphilum sp.:
- a CDS encoding dihydroorotase, producing the protein MRIDAILDIRLRDGIVAEIGERLDPLPEEDTLDARNAYVAPGFIDMHVHLREPGNPEEETIATGVAAAVAGGFTAVAAMPNTKPALDTPDLIRWLKEEAGRANLARVYPIAAITRGREGREPAEYGDLSAAGAVAFSDDGSTIASAIVQTGAALRAREFGRCFITHCEDGAIKANDEFDPAAESSAVARDVAIASATGLKWHIAHVSTRGAIEAIAGGKELGIACTAEATPHHLVFSRESLAGHSGSTKVHPPLRDELDVAALRDAVRNGTIDVLASDHAPHVDSALPGFSGLEVAAGAYAYALRDLPIRRYVELLSTNPARILGVPGGTLEIGSPADLTIFADRDWVVEPSSFHSKGKRTPFAGMTLPRRAIATIVGGALVMQDSRVIARTAL; encoded by the coding sequence ATGCGGATCGACGCGATTCTCGACATCCGTCTGCGCGACGGCATCGTGGCGGAGATCGGCGAGCGTTTGGATCCGCTGCCGGAAGAAGACACGCTCGATGCGCGCAATGCATACGTCGCGCCGGGATTCATCGACATGCACGTGCATCTGCGCGAGCCGGGGAATCCCGAGGAAGAGACCATCGCTACCGGAGTTGCGGCCGCGGTTGCCGGCGGATTTACCGCGGTCGCCGCGATGCCAAATACAAAACCGGCGCTGGACACGCCGGACCTCATCCGATGGCTGAAAGAAGAAGCCGGCCGCGCGAACTTGGCGCGGGTCTATCCGATTGCGGCGATCACGCGCGGACGCGAGGGGCGCGAGCCCGCGGAGTACGGCGACTTGAGCGCAGCGGGCGCCGTCGCATTCAGCGACGACGGAAGCACTATCGCCAGCGCGATCGTGCAGACGGGCGCAGCGCTGCGGGCGCGGGAGTTCGGGCGATGCTTTATCACCCATTGCGAAGACGGGGCGATCAAAGCGAACGACGAGTTCGATCCGGCGGCCGAGTCGTCGGCGGTTGCACGCGACGTTGCCATTGCGAGCGCTACGGGACTGAAATGGCATATCGCTCATGTCTCGACGCGCGGCGCCATCGAAGCGATCGCCGGCGGCAAGGAATTAGGAATCGCCTGCACCGCCGAGGCAACGCCGCATCATTTGGTTTTCTCGCGAGAATCGCTTGCCGGTCACTCCGGCAGTACGAAAGTGCACCCGCCGCTGCGCGACGAGCTTGACGTCGCCGCATTACGCGACGCGGTACGCAATGGGACGATCGATGTACTCGCCAGCGATCACGCGCCGCACGTTGACTCCGCTTTGCCCGGATTCAGCGGACTGGAAGTTGCCGCGGGCGCTTACGCGTATGCGTTGCGCGATCTTCCTATCCGGCGTTATGTGGAGTTGCTCTCCACGAACCCGGCGCGTATCTTGGGCGTGCCCGGAGGAACGCTCGAGATCGGCTCGCCTGCCGACCTTACCATCTTCGCCGATCGCGACTGGGTCGTGGAACCGTCAAGCTTCCATTCAAAAGGTAAGCGCACACCTTTCGCCGGCATGACGCTCCCGCGCCGGGCGATCGCGACGATCGTCGGCGGAGCGCTCGTCATGCAAGACTCGCGCGTGATCGCCAGGACCGCATTATGA
- the carA gene encoding glutamine-hydrolyzing carbamoyl-phosphate synthase small subunit: MNRAALFLADGTRFDGHGLEHEGLALGEAVFYTGMTGYEEALTDPSYAGQILTFTFPMIGNYGISGEAAQYSRACVAGAVVKHIARHPSHHASQVDLPSWLNEQHVPSMIDADTRAITITLREHGTIWAALAVGDSALAEAEKRLAHFVRGANTKELVPSVATRVERIEGSGDGPRVVLIDCGVKRAIVRELGSLGATVTVLPYNASEEEIMAHDPQAILISPGPGDPTDLPETIATLHALLGKRPMYGICLGHQLLALACGAKTFKLPYGHRGGNQPVKNLQHGAVIVTAHNHGYAVDAASLPDHLEQTLVNLNDGTNEGFRHRELAVEAVQFHPEASPGPFDARGLFAHWLQDLVRR, from the coding sequence ATGAATCGCGCGGCGCTCTTTTTGGCGGACGGCACGCGGTTCGACGGGCACGGATTGGAGCACGAGGGCTTGGCGCTCGGTGAGGCGGTCTTCTATACCGGAATGACCGGATATGAAGAAGCGCTGACCGACCCGTCATACGCCGGACAGATTTTGACCTTCACCTTCCCGATGATCGGAAATTACGGCATATCGGGCGAGGCTGCTCAATATTCGCGCGCGTGCGTTGCCGGCGCGGTTGTAAAGCACATCGCCCGTCATCCTTCGCACCACGCGTCGCAAGTCGATCTGCCGTCCTGGCTGAACGAACAGCACGTGCCGTCGATGATCGATGCGGATACGCGCGCGATCACGATCACGCTGCGCGAACACGGCACGATTTGGGCGGCGTTGGCGGTGGGTGACAGCGCGCTCGCTGAGGCCGAGAAGCGGCTGGCCCACTTCGTGCGCGGCGCCAATACCAAGGAACTCGTTCCGAGCGTTGCAACTCGCGTCGAACGGATTGAAGGATCCGGCGACGGGCCGCGTGTCGTGCTGATCGACTGCGGAGTGAAACGCGCGATTGTTCGCGAGTTGGGCAGTCTAGGCGCCACGGTCACCGTGCTGCCCTACAATGCTTCGGAAGAGGAGATTATGGCGCACGATCCGCAGGCAATTTTGATCTCTCCGGGACCCGGCGACCCGACCGATCTGCCGGAAACGATCGCAACTTTGCACGCGCTGCTCGGCAAACGTCCGATGTACGGGATCTGCCTGGGGCACCAGCTCCTGGCGCTGGCATGTGGCGCAAAGACGTTCAAATTGCCGTACGGGCACCGCGGCGGCAATCAGCCGGTCAAAAATCTGCAACACGGAGCCGTCATCGTAACCGCGCACAATCATGGATATGCCGTCGACGCCGCCTCTCTCCCGGATCATCTCGAACAGACGCTGGTCAATCTCAACGACGGTACGAACGAAGGCTTTAGACACCGCGAGCTCGCGGTCGAAGCCGTACAATTCCATCCCGAAGCCTCGCCCGGACCATTCGATGCGCGCGGTCTTTTCGCGCATTGGCTTCAGGATCTCGTCCGACGCTAA
- a CDS encoding AAA family ATPase: MRAVFSRIGFRISSDANAVTGTLICAALIGRRVFLLAVIVLAAVKLASRLHPGKRAEIEPSSSEEERAVRPARRTTEAAFHPPAGLDCPAMPDVSSLRDALRAVLVGQHAVIEALMISLIAGGHILLEGAPGLAKTLACRTLVESVKGSFARIQCTADLMPADVLGCEIFDPRDLAFRTRLGPLFANVVLLDEINRAPARTQAALFEALHERQVTLGGQTYALPDPFVVLATMNETDPDGIFPLPAAQLDRFLLKVLLDFPDASEELEILERFGSGVTRQPRPVVSIEQVRAWRGVAETIYCAPSIRRYIVDLVCATRNKALERGAGPRACLALLRAGRAKAMLAGRNFVVPADIRGIAGAALRHRVVFARGFLLKREENESRLGELVDSAPLP; encoded by the coding sequence ATGCGCGCGGTCTTTTCGCGCATTGGCTTCAGGATCTCGTCCGACGCTAACGCGGTAACCGGAACGCTCATCTGCGCGGCGCTCATCGGGCGGCGCGTTTTTCTTTTGGCGGTTATCGTTTTGGCGGCTGTGAAGTTAGCGTCACGCCTGCATCCCGGCAAACGAGCTGAAATCGAGCCGAGCTCCTCGGAGGAAGAACGCGCGGTCCGCCCGGCGCGCCGAACAACTGAGGCGGCCTTTCATCCTCCGGCGGGACTCGACTGCCCCGCGATGCCGGACGTGTCTTCACTACGCGACGCATTGCGCGCCGTTCTCGTCGGCCAACACGCCGTTATCGAAGCATTGATGATCTCGCTCATCGCTGGCGGTCACATTCTACTCGAAGGGGCTCCGGGATTAGCCAAAACGCTCGCGTGCCGCACGCTTGTGGAGTCAGTGAAGGGCAGCTTCGCCCGAATACAGTGTACGGCGGATCTTATGCCGGCGGACGTCCTGGGCTGCGAGATCTTCGACCCGCGCGACCTCGCGTTTCGCACGCGCCTCGGCCCGCTCTTCGCGAATGTCGTACTGCTCGACGAGATAAACCGCGCGCCCGCACGGACGCAGGCCGCTTTGTTCGAAGCGCTCCACGAACGTCAGGTAACCCTCGGAGGTCAAACCTACGCCTTGCCCGATCCGTTCGTCGTGCTTGCGACCATGAATGAAACGGATCCCGACGGAATATTCCCCCTTCCCGCTGCGCAGCTCGACCGGTTTCTGTTGAAAGTGCTGCTCGATTTTCCGGACGCGAGCGAAGAACTCGAAATTCTGGAACGTTTTGGTTCCGGGGTAACTCGTCAGCCGCGTCCCGTTGTCAGTATCGAACAAGTGCGGGCCTGGCGCGGGGTGGCGGAAACGATCTACTGCGCGCCTTCGATAAGGCGCTACATTGTGGATCTCGTTTGCGCGACCCGGAACAAAGCGTTGGAACGGGGCGCCGGACCGCGCGCCTGCCTTGCGCTGTTGCGCGCCGGCCGCGCGAAGGCGATGCTGGCCGGGCGAAACTTCGTCGTGCCTGCGGACATCCGCGGCATCGCGGGCGCGGCGCTCCGTCATCGCGTTGTCTTTGCGCGCGGCTTCCTTTTAAAGCGTGAAGAGAACGAATCGCGCCTCGGCGAGCTCGTGGACTCGGCGCCTTTGCCGTGA
- a CDS encoding DUF58 domain-containing protein → MNAIRRALLRKRGIVPRQGDWAAPRAYCAGEDARDIDWRTTARTGRLFARERERDASLTWSAVLDGSGSMHVGRRRTLYASAFEAFQLWRGLLAPHDRWVDAAQTGELSLTAALEAALQHLPSATALLAVSDVYALGTLSSSLLHAVAHRFDCTVLIARDPWHEELPLRGFVTIVDAETAQTRACYIGPQERARYRDAVLACEAQVTRVLQAAGCRAGVLEERDALTAIMRAFDIA, encoded by the coding sequence GTGAACGCGATACGCCGCGCGCTGTTGCGGAAACGCGGCATCGTGCCGCGACAAGGCGACTGGGCGGCGCCGCGAGCGTACTGCGCAGGCGAAGACGCGCGCGACATTGATTGGCGCACAACCGCTCGCACCGGCAGGCTCTTCGCCCGCGAACGGGAGCGCGACGCGTCCCTTACCTGGAGCGCCGTTCTCGATGGGTCGGGGTCCATGCACGTGGGGCGGCGCCGCACGCTCTATGCGAGCGCTTTCGAAGCATTCCAACTCTGGCGCGGCTTGCTAGCGCCGCACGACCGCTGGGTCGACGCCGCGCAGACCGGCGAGCTTTCACTAACGGCCGCCCTGGAAGCGGCGCTGCAGCACCTGCCTTCCGCTACAGCCTTGCTGGCGGTAAGCGATGTTTATGCGCTCGGGACGCTCTCGAGTTCACTGCTCCACGCAGTTGCGCACCGCTTCGACTGCACCGTACTTATCGCACGCGACCCGTGGCATGAGGAACTCCCGTTGCGCGGGTTCGTCACGATCGTTGACGCCGAAACTGCGCAAACCCGTGCGTGCTACATCGGTCCGCAGGAGCGCGCTCGCTACCGGGATGCGGTACTCGCCTGCGAAGCGCAGGTTACAAGAGTTCTTCAAGCCGCCGGCTGCCGCGCCGGCGTTTTGGAAGAGCGCGACGCGCTAACGGCCATCATGCGCGCTTTCGACATAGCGTGA
- a CDS encoding vWA domain-containing protein encodes MTFSHPLLAACALAFLPSAYLAQRSAEISWRRIALVYSDLAFLTTALRASFWPVVVLDAARSVGIALVLLAAAGPRLPVTLTLHDAAIAICMDTSGSMRASDVWPTRAVAALHAVRAVAAGLPSGTKIGAVSFAGTAQVLALPTADRNAVDLALRSAPGPNGQTALGDGVRAAFDILPASGARSIVLITDGVSNAGEDPSHVIRDLQRAHIRLYAIGVGGNASAARILRSYAAASGGSFAGVDSAAQFARAFARIAEAATRRRQASDLAELSALAGLFMLAAAWVASAWAGRLSFLGEPERHEPLGHLDDAPQLRRAGRDRDPR; translated from the coding sequence GTGACTTTCAGCCATCCGCTGCTTGCGGCATGTGCGCTTGCATTTCTGCCGTCGGCATACCTCGCACAGCGCTCCGCGGAGATCTCGTGGCGGCGAATCGCCTTGGTGTATTCGGACTTAGCCTTCTTGACGACGGCGTTGCGAGCTTCGTTCTGGCCGGTGGTTGTTCTCGATGCAGCGCGTTCGGTGGGCATCGCATTGGTGTTGTTGGCCGCCGCCGGGCCGCGGCTGCCGGTAACCCTGACCCTGCACGACGCCGCGATCGCTATCTGCATGGACACGTCAGGTTCGATGCGGGCATCCGACGTGTGGCCGACGCGCGCAGTTGCTGCGCTGCATGCCGTGCGCGCAGTCGCTGCCGGACTTCCGAGCGGCACGAAGATCGGGGCTGTCTCGTTTGCCGGGACCGCGCAAGTCCTCGCGCTGCCTACCGCGGATCGCAACGCAGTTGACCTGGCGCTGCGTTCGGCGCCGGGGCCGAATGGGCAGACTGCGCTAGGCGATGGGGTCCGCGCTGCCTTCGACATACTGCCCGCGTCGGGTGCGCGCTCGATCGTTCTGATCACCGACGGCGTGAGCAACGCGGGAGAAGATCCGTCCCATGTTATTCGCGATTTGCAGCGAGCGCATATTAGGCTATACGCAATCGGCGTCGGCGGAAATGCTTCCGCCGCGCGGATCTTGCGAAGCTATGCGGCCGCCAGCGGAGGCTCATTCGCGGGCGTCGATTCGGCGGCACAATTTGCCCGGGCCTTTGCACGGATCGCGGAAGCCGCGACACGCCGGCGCCAAGCCAGTGACCTCGCAGAGTTGTCGGCGCTGGCGGGGTTGTTCATGCTCGCTGCAGCTTGGGTTGCTTCGGCGTGGGCGGGGCGGCTTTCGTTTCTGGGCGAACCCGAACGGCATGAGCCGCTGGGACATCTCGACGACGCGCCACAGCTACGACGTGCCGGCCGAGATCGCGATCCCCGGTGA
- the pdxH gene encoding pyridoxamine 5'-phosphate oxidase, with protein sequence MSRWDISTTRHSYDVPAEIAIPGEPIEYLRAWIDAAHAAGAHEANAMCLSTAGDDCRPSARMVLLRGLDERGLIFFTSYFSRKGRELTRNPNAAVVFFWPEIHRQVGVEGRVEQLPEPESDAYFASRPRGHQLSAWASEQSEEVESRQILEQRLEDFTQRFESGPVPRPHSWGGFLLRPDRFEFWQGRSNRLHDRVELCRSGSTWMQRRLQP encoded by the coding sequence ATGAGCCGCTGGGACATCTCGACGACGCGCCACAGCTACGACGTGCCGGCCGAGATCGCGATCCCCGGTGAGCCGATAGAATACCTACGCGCATGGATTGACGCCGCACATGCGGCCGGAGCGCACGAAGCCAACGCGATGTGTTTGAGCACTGCCGGCGACGATTGCCGCCCTAGCGCGCGCATGGTGCTCTTGCGCGGACTCGACGAGCGCGGGCTGATATTTTTCACCAGTTACTTCAGCCGGAAGGGACGCGAGCTGACGCGCAACCCGAACGCCGCCGTCGTCTTTTTCTGGCCCGAGATTCACCGGCAAGTCGGTGTTGAAGGACGCGTCGAGCAGCTCCCGGAGCCGGAGTCGGACGCATATTTTGCAAGCCGCCCGCGCGGCCATCAGCTCAGCGCCTGGGCGTCGGAGCAAAGCGAAGAGGTGGAGAGCCGGCAGATCCTCGAGCAGCGCCTGGAAGACTTCACGCAGCGTTTCGAAAGCGGCCCGGTGCCGCGGCCGCATTCTTGGGGCGGGTTCTTACTGCGTCCCGATCGCTTTGAGTTTTGGCAAGGGCGATCGAACCGGCTGCACGATCGCGTCGAACTCTGCCGCAGCGGCAGCACCTGGATGCAAAGGCGCCTGCAGCCGTGA
- the carB gene encoding carbamoyl-phosphate synthase large subunit: protein MKNSPVRNVLVIGSGPIVIGQAAEFDYAGVQACRALREEGHRVVLVNSNPATIMTDTEVADAVYLEPLTVASIEAIVERERPDALLPTLGGQTGLNLAVELHEAGVLERFGVELLGTPIETIRLAEDRELFKAKMIEIGEPVPQSCVVTQVEQGVAFAQEFGYPLVVRPAYTLGGTGGGVVYTESELRETLTNGLDASLIHQALVETSLLGWKEIEYEILRDGADNCIVVCNMENFDPVGVHTGDSIVVAPSQTLSDVEYQMLRSASLNVIRALKVQGGCNIQFALHPERSEYRIIEVNPRVSRSSALASKATGYPIAKISTRIALGQTLDVIPNPVTGVTKAAYEPTLDYVVVKIPRWPFDKFPLADTALGTQMKSTGEAMGIGRTFGAALMKALRGLDLKREALTGTALAEWSEAELETVVAKPNHERLFAVAEMLRRAKADVDTAVERVRELSGIDRFFLYEVADLVSLEERLRSRDEPGDRDDARANGYGDSGEAAFRMVDTAAAEFPARSPYYYLSRGESDEMRRPSREAVVVVGSGPIRIGQGIEFDYSCVHAAWALHAAGRASVVVNNNPETVSTDFDISDVLVFEPPGPDEVEAAYRATGARGVMLSFGGQTAINLARELTRRGVRLVGSDRKSLDMAEDRAKFDAALHRIGVARPEGKAARSFRQARTIARQLGFPVLVRPSYVLGGRGMEVVYNEGQLASYVESAPPIAADAPLLVDKYLRGLEVEVDAVFDGADILIPGIFEHIERAGIHSGDSISVYPPVSIDAAMETRIVEVTTAIARELQIRGLINIQFVIHEGELYIIEANPRASRTVPIIQKATGINIVAAATRIALGETLREMPYGTGLAQRAPFVVVKIPVFSFAKMRGVETILGPEMKSTGEVLGIDETFAGALRKGFVAAGIRLPGGGGRILVSIADEEKEEAIPVMRRYAALGHRFVATPGTREHLEGAGIACEQVNKIADGSPHVLDLIRQRAVDLVINDAQGSREISDGYKIRRAAVEANIACLTSLDTARALAEALESSAGPPRSLQEYRLLQTRVAS from the coding sequence GTGAAAAACTCTCCGGTGCGCAACGTGCTGGTCATCGGATCCGGGCCGATCGTTATCGGTCAAGCCGCGGAATTCGACTATGCAGGCGTGCAAGCGTGCCGGGCGCTGCGCGAGGAAGGCCACCGCGTCGTCCTTGTCAACTCGAACCCGGCCACAATCATGACGGACACCGAGGTAGCCGACGCGGTGTACCTCGAGCCGCTAACCGTTGCATCGATAGAAGCGATCGTCGAACGCGAGCGCCCGGATGCGTTGCTGCCGACGCTCGGCGGCCAGACCGGACTCAATCTCGCCGTCGAACTCCACGAAGCCGGCGTGCTGGAAAGATTCGGCGTCGAGTTGCTCGGCACGCCAATCGAAACGATCCGGCTGGCCGAAGATCGCGAACTCTTCAAAGCCAAGATGATCGAGATTGGCGAGCCGGTTCCGCAGAGCTGCGTGGTGACGCAGGTCGAGCAAGGCGTAGCCTTTGCGCAAGAATTCGGCTATCCGCTTGTGGTGCGCCCGGCATACACCCTGGGTGGAACCGGCGGCGGCGTCGTCTATACCGAGTCGGAACTGCGCGAAACGCTGACCAATGGTTTGGACGCCAGCCTCATTCATCAAGCCTTGGTCGAGACGTCGCTGCTCGGCTGGAAAGAGATCGAGTACGAGATCCTCCGCGACGGCGCCGACAACTGCATCGTCGTCTGTAACATGGAAAACTTCGATCCGGTTGGCGTCCACACCGGGGATTCGATCGTCGTCGCGCCCTCGCAAACGCTTTCCGACGTCGAATACCAAATGCTGCGAAGCGCCAGCCTGAACGTCATTCGGGCGTTGAAAGTGCAAGGCGGCTGCAATATTCAGTTCGCGCTGCATCCGGAACGCAGCGAGTACCGCATCATCGAAGTCAATCCGCGCGTTTCGCGCAGCTCCGCACTCGCAAGCAAAGCCACCGGCTACCCGATCGCCAAGATCAGCACGCGGATCGCCTTGGGCCAAACGCTCGACGTTATTCCGAATCCGGTGACGGGCGTCACCAAAGCCGCGTACGAACCTACGCTCGATTACGTCGTGGTGAAGATCCCGCGCTGGCCGTTCGACAAGTTCCCGCTGGCCGACACGGCGCTTGGCACACAGATGAAATCCACCGGTGAAGCCATGGGGATTGGACGGACGTTTGGCGCCGCGCTCATGAAAGCGCTGCGCGGTTTAGATTTGAAACGCGAAGCGCTCACCGGGACCGCCCTCGCCGAGTGGAGCGAAGCCGAACTGGAAACTGTCGTCGCCAAGCCGAATCACGAGCGCCTCTTTGCCGTCGCCGAAATGCTCCGCCGCGCCAAAGCCGATGTTGACACTGCAGTCGAGCGGGTACGCGAACTCTCCGGCATCGATCGGTTCTTCCTTTATGAGGTCGCCGATCTCGTGTCGCTCGAGGAACGCTTGCGCAGCCGCGACGAACCGGGCGACCGCGATGACGCGCGCGCTAACGGATACGGAGATAGCGGCGAGGCTGCATTTCGCATGGTGGATACGGCCGCGGCCGAGTTTCCGGCGCGGTCGCCGTATTACTATCTCTCGCGCGGCGAGAGCGACGAAATGCGCCGGCCTTCGCGCGAGGCCGTTGTCGTAGTAGGCAGCGGTCCGATCCGGATAGGCCAGGGAATCGAATTTGATTACTCGTGCGTGCACGCCGCCTGGGCGCTGCACGCTGCCGGCCGTGCCTCGGTGGTCGTCAACAACAATCCCGAAACCGTCTCCACCGACTTCGATATCTCCGACGTGCTGGTCTTCGAGCCGCCGGGGCCCGATGAAGTGGAAGCCGCGTATCGCGCGACGGGCGCGCGCGGCGTGATGCTTTCGTTCGGCGGGCAGACGGCAATTAATCTTGCGCGCGAGTTAACGCGGCGCGGCGTGCGCCTCGTCGGCAGCGACCGGAAAAGCTTGGATATGGCGGAGGACAGAGCCAAGTTCGATGCGGCGCTGCACCGGATCGGCGTCGCGCGCCCGGAAGGAAAGGCGGCCCGTTCGTTTCGCCAAGCTCGTACTATCGCGCGCCAGCTCGGCTTTCCCGTCTTGGTGCGCCCGTCGTACGTGCTGGGCGGCCGCGGCATGGAGGTCGTGTACAACGAGGGACAGCTCGCGTCGTACGTAGAGTCGGCGCCCCCAATCGCGGCCGACGCACCGCTGCTCGTCGACAAATATCTGCGCGGATTGGAAGTTGAGGTAGACGCCGTTTTTGACGGCGCCGATATTTTGATCCCCGGAATCTTCGAACACATCGAGCGGGCCGGCATCCATTCGGGCGATTCGATCAGCGTTTACCCGCCGGTTTCAATCGACGCGGCGATGGAGACGCGGATCGTTGAAGTCACGACCGCCATCGCCCGCGAGTTGCAGATACGTGGTCTCATCAACATTCAGTTTGTGATCCACGAGGGCGAACTCTACATCATCGAAGCGAATCCGCGCGCCAGCCGGACGGTGCCCATCATTCAAAAGGCAACCGGCATCAACATCGTCGCCGCGGCCACCCGCATAGCGCTCGGTGAAACGCTGCGCGAGATGCCCTACGGAACGGGTCTGGCGCAGCGCGCGCCATTTGTGGTTGTCAAGATTCCGGTCTTTTCGTTCGCGAAGATGCGCGGCGTCGAAACGATTCTCGGACCGGAGATGAAATCCACCGGCGAGGTGCTGGGCATCGACGAAACCTTTGCGGGCGCACTGCGCAAAGGGTTTGTCGCGGCCGGCATCAGGCTGCCGGGCGGAGGCGGAAGAATTCTCGTTTCGATTGCGGATGAAGAGAAAGAAGAAGCCATTCCCGTCATGCGCAGATATGCGGCGCTCGGCCACCGTTTCGTGGCCACTCCCGGAACGCGCGAGCACCTCGAAGGAGCCGGCATCGCGTGCGAACAGGTAAACAAGATCGCCGACGGATCGCCGCACGTCCTGGATCTCATCCGCCAGCGCGCGGTAGATCTCGTGATCAACGATGCGCAGGGTTCGCGCGAGATATCGGACGGGTACAAAATCCGCCGCGCGGCCGTGGAGGCAAATATCGCTTGCCTGACGAGCCTCGACACGGCCCGCGCCCTCGCGGAAGCGCTGGAGAGCAGCGCCGGTCCGCCACGATCGCTGCAAGAATACCGGCTGCTGCAAACCCGGGTGGCATCCTGA
- a CDS encoding penicillin-binding transpeptidase domain-containing protein, with protein MILAVRQAYVQLVEGPRTAARPYNPRHALLAIRRGRILAGDGTVLAQTVKGERRYPYGASLAQTVGYVSIRYGTSGLEDAYDLALTPPDTTGDVSAQFSEIVEAFTGRGAAARGADVVTTIVPAVQNALYSRLALHSRAAGVVLDPRTGAVLALASVPSFDPNQLATEFASLLRDERSPLLNRAIDGLYPPGSTFKIFTASAALDSGTVTMQSTFVDPGYYTIGNFTLHDNEFEATGTQDLTGAFALSSNVDFGQIALKLGTDEFYRYISRWGIADSLDFQLPANADRVPPQSSVVPGELAQMGFGQGALLMTPLRMALLAATIADGGSEPRPYLVRQVVRQGGGASSYGAAELANPISADTAANVKNMMIAVVQRGTGTTAQLPGVTVAGKTGTATNPLGAAHSWFVCFAPAENPRIVVAIVVENAGYGATVAAPIAREVLRTALKSSS; from the coding sequence GTGATTCTGGCGGTGCGGCAGGCTTACGTGCAACTGGTTGAGGGGCCGCGCACAGCGGCACGACCCTACAATCCGCGCCACGCGTTGCTGGCGATTCGCCGCGGACGCATTCTCGCCGGCGACGGAACCGTGCTGGCGCAAACGGTCAAGGGAGAGCGCCGCTATCCCTACGGTGCATCGCTCGCGCAGACCGTCGGATACGTTTCGATTCGATACGGCACGAGCGGGCTCGAAGACGCGTATGACTTAGCGCTGACGCCGCCCGACACGACCGGCGACGTCTCGGCGCAATTCTCGGAAATCGTGGAGGCTTTCACGGGCCGCGGTGCGGCCGCGCGGGGCGCGGACGTCGTCACGACCATTGTGCCGGCCGTGCAGAACGCACTCTATTCAAGACTCGCGCTGCACTCGCGCGCGGCCGGCGTCGTGCTCGATCCGCGCACGGGCGCAGTGCTCGCGCTTGCCAGCGTCCCGAGCTTCGACCCAAACCAATTGGCGACTGAGTTTGCATCGCTGCTGCGTGACGAACGCAGCCCGCTGCTCAACCGCGCCATCGACGGCTTGTATCCGCCCGGCTCTACATTCAAAATATTCACCGCTTCGGCCGCGCTCGATTCGGGAACGGTAACGATGCAGTCGACCTTTGTCGACCCGGGCTACTATACGATCGGAAACTTCACTCTGCACGACAACGAATTCGAGGCCACCGGCACCCAGGATTTGACCGGCGCGTTCGCACTCTCCAGCAACGTTGACTTCGGACAGATCGCATTGAAGCTGGGAACCGACGAGTTCTATCGGTACATCAGCCGCTGGGGCATCGCCGACTCGTTGGATTTTCAACTGCCCGCCAACGCCGACCGTGTTCCCCCGCAAAGCTCGGTCGTGCCCGGTGAGCTCGCGCAGATGGGTTTCGGCCAAGGCGCTCTCTTGATGACACCGCTGCGAATGGCGCTGCTGGCCGCCACCATTGCCGACGGCGGTTCCGAGCCGCGTCCGTATCTCGTCCGTCAGGTCGTCCGCCAAGGGGGCGGGGCAAGCAGTTACGGCGCGGCCGAGCTCGCCAATCCCATATCGGCGGATACGGCGGCGAATGTGAAGAACATGATGATAGCCGTGGTGCAGCGCGGAACGGGCACGACGGCGCAACTGCCGGGCGTCACCGTCGCGGGAAAAACAGGAACCGCTACCAACCCGCTGGGCGCCGCACACTCGTGGTTCGTCTGTTTCGCGCCGGCAGAGAATCCGCGAATCGTCGTTGCCATCGTTGTTGAGAATGCCGGCTACGGCGCCACCGTCGCCGCACCGATTGCGAGGGAAGTGTTACGTACCGCTCTGAAGAGCTCGTCATAA